The window CTGGATCTCAGTCACAACAACTTGCACCGACTGCAGGATAACTGGCTGGCTCAGCTACCCCGCCTACACACACTCCGAGTCGGCCACAATCGCATCCACCACATTTCCACGGCAGCTTTCCACAATGCCTCCCAGCTTGCACACTTGGACCTGTCCTCCAACAAGCTGCACGCAGTGGAGAAACATTTCTTCCAGGAGCTGACAAACCTGCAGGAGCTGCTGCTTTACAACAACCAGATAGTACGTGTGGATAGTGAAGCCCTGCATAGGCTCAGCAAAATGCGGAAGGTATACCTCAGCTGGAACCAGTTAACTGATTTCCCGTTCAGTACCTTGCAGGAGGGCAGCCTGCCTCAGCTCAGGATAATGGATATCTCATCTAACAGGCTCTCTTCCATCCCTGTTGACAAGGTGACTGCATTGCCTCAGACTATTCAAAACGGCCTCTACCTGCACAACAACCCTTTCATGTGTGACTGCACTTTGTACAGTATGTTCCTGCACTGGGAGAACAATGGTTTTAATTCTGTTCACGACTTCCGAGAGGAACACACTTGCCTGGCCCTTAGACAGCCCAAGGCCATCCTCCGCTTCCTGAAGCACCGCAAGATGTTTGAAAACTGTACCTTACCATATGGTCTAATCAATATGGTGGACAGCAACTtcaggggtgtggctggggagtCGCTGATGTTAAGCTGCAACACTAGCTTGCAGGATGCACAGACAACCTACCTGTGGATCTCACCAAACAGAGAACTCATCACTTATACCAACAGTGTTAACAAGACATTTAAACTCTACTCCAATGGCAGCCTGGAGATCCACAAGGCCCAAAAAGAGCATTCTGGCATATACACATGCATGGCAAACAACAAACGACTGATGCGCAATGAGTCCCGAGAAGTCAACGTGACTGTGC of the Stegostoma tigrinum isolate sSteTig4 chromosome 11, sSteTig4.hap1, whole genome shotgun sequence genome contains:
- the amigo3 gene encoding amphoterin-induced protein 3; the encoded protein is MCVSGMVTPIFWLLVIELLLSESFTQRAGDSLHLCPRVCICASDLLSCDSRSLSLVPPGLPATATSLDLSHNNLHRLQDNWLAQLPRLHTLRVGHNRIHHISTAAFHNASQLAHLDLSSNKLHAVEKHFFQELTNLQELLLYNNQIVRVDSEALHRLSKMRKVYLSWNQLTDFPFSTLQEGSLPQLRIMDISSNRLSSIPVDKVTALPQTIQNGLYLHNNPFMCDCTLYSMFLHWENNGFNSVHDFREEHTCLALRQPKAILRFLKHRKMFENCTLPYGLINMVDSNFRGVAGESLMLSCNTSLQDAQTTYLWISPNRELITYTNSVNKTFKLYSNGSLEIHKAQKEHSGIYTCMANNKRLMRNESREVNVTVHSEKHDAEGFNTGLTTLLGCVVSLVLVLMYLYLTPCRCWCRPAQDPSLPNECSAQSSILSTTPPCNDDTGRKASSGKHVVFLEPVKGSQNGKIRLAVSEEFPEVKNPKILQMKTDSDSTSSIFSDTSITQ